From the Candidatus Liberimonas magnetica genome, the window AATTTGTCAGCGGTATCTGCTTTTTTTTCAGGGTATATCTCTAAGACCGGAGAAACATTGTCGATGCCAAATTCTATAGGGAGGGTATATCTTCCCTCGAAGTCTAAATTATCGATATAGGCATACCTGTAGTAATAAATCCCGTCTGGTAAGTCGTAATCTGCGAATCTAATATTAACTTTTTCGCTGAAACTATGTATCTTGTCAATCAGCACGGAATGAAAATCCGAACCTGACGATATTTGAAGATGGTACCTCGTCACGTTTTTATTTGCAACTACAGGGGCTCCATATTCGGCTTTTGAGCTTCTTGAAACATTTGTATCCGGAGGGGGTATTACACTTACATCAAGAGAACTTGAAACAACTTTTTTCACAGGGTGGGAGGGGGTGGCAGAAGGCCCGGTTTTCGACATATTTATCGAGATATCTGTTTTAGGTTCCGGCGGTAAAGCATGGGGGAGTGAAGGGGGTTCTTTAACCTTTACTTCAGTCCCAAAACCTTTTGTCAGCGTAACTGTCCTTCCCTGAGAAGTAACATCAACTATACCTTCAAAGACTTCAACGATAGTGGTCATGTCCTCTTTTATCTTTGTTTTAAAATCCGGGGGTATCCCTCTTGCGTCAATATGCGGGTCGACTATAGTGCTGGCTGTCAGGATCTTGGTCCTGGAACTGCGGAGCCCGCCCGAGAGCAGGCTTGCTTCTTCGCGGACCTTTTCAGGCCGTAAAATAACCAGGGAATTTTCATCGAGTTTTAAGATCTCTCCGGACGGGAATTTTACCTGTGCTATCGACTGCTGTAGTGTCCTCAGCCCGTCTTCGTTGTATAATTTCATATCTTTCCAGGCAGGGTTCCATTCCGCATCTTTTTGCCTCCGGTAACGGACATCATTTACTACTTCTATCAGGGACGCTGTCCTTAAGTTCTCTTTTATTAAAAGGATGGGCACGTTCAACTTCATTCCCGGCAGGATGAGGTTCGGGTCGCTTGAAGGGAGTTTATTGTATTTTAAGATCTCAGGCCACCGTTTGGGGTCTTTTAAATAATAATTAGCGACGCCCCATAAGGTGTCGCCTTCTTTAACCGTGATTTCCTGCAAAACTTCTGCGTAAATTATTGAACAGAATATCACTAATAAAAAGAAAGGCGTTAAGTATATTTTCGCGAATTTGATTATACTAAGCATTAAGAGTCTCGGTAGTTTCCTGATTTTCTTCCGGTTTCAACGTTTTTGAAATAGTAAAACAAAATTTTGACCCTTCTCCTATTTTTGATTCTGCCCAGATAGTCCCGTTATGTGCTTCGACAATATGTTTACATATCGTAAGGCCCAGCCCCGTGCCCCCTCTCCGCTGGCCGGCGACCTGCTGGAACTTATCAAAGATCTTTGATGTATATTCCGGAGGTATCCCTTCACCAGTGTCCGTTACTACGACCAGTATATGGTCCTTTTCATCAGTTATATTTACAGTGATCTGGCCGTTATCCGGGGTGAACTTTAAGGCATTTCCGATAAGGTTTCCGAAAACCCGTTCAAGAAGCCTTGAGTCTGCCAAGACTGGCTCAAGACCTTCCGGGGCGTTAACGGAAAGCTTTATGGATTTTCTCACTGCGTGTGGTTCCAGGAACTCGATCATCTTTTGTGCGACGGAATAGATATCGGTTTTTTCAAGGTTCAAATGCATCCTGCCGGCCTCAAGTTTTGCAATGTCCAATATATCGTCTATAAGCCCTATGAGTCTTTGAGTTGCGCGGTTCATAGTATCAAGCATCTTTTTTTGTTTCTCGTTCACTTCCCCGCCGACCCCGTCAATAAGGAATTTCAAGAACCCCCTGATCGAGGTGACGGGATTCCGCAGGTCGTGCGTGATGGAATGGAGGAAATCATCTTTCATTTTTTCAAGTTCTTTTTCGAGTGTGATATCCCTTATAAGGATCAAAACACCGAGCTTTTCATTTTTTTCCCGGGTTACGACGTCTTCAGCCGAGATCTCATAGCATTTGGTCAAGGCGTCGGAAGATAGACTGACCTGTTTGGGTTCTTTTCTTTTCGCCATGTTTACCACTTCAAACAGAACGTCTTTGATGAGGGGGTTTTTTACGAGGTTCCAAACTGCCTTGTTTTGCCAGTTTTCCCCTGCGGGCAAGCCCAACAATTCTTCCGCTTTCCTGTTTACGAGCTGCAGCCTTCCTTCCTGGTCTATCAACAAAAGCCCGTCGGAGATAGAGTGAACGACCGATTCGGTCTTTGTTTTTTCCGTTATTACTTTATCCACCTGCATTTCGTCATAACGCCTGAGTTCCATAGTCATATTGTTGAAAGTCTCTGCAAGGTCCTGCAGTTCATCCCTTGTATGGACGCTGACATGCACATTAAAATTCTTTTCGGCAAT encodes:
- a CDS encoding LysM peptidoglycan-binding domain-containing protein, whose amino-acid sequence is MLSIIKFAKIYLTPFFLLVIFCSIIYAEVLQEITVKEGDTLWGVANYYLKDPKRWPEILKYNKLPSSDPNLILPGMKLNVPILLIKENLRTASLIEVVNDVRYRRQKDAEWNPAWKDMKLYNEDGLRTLQQSIAQVKFPSGEILKLDENSLVILRPEKVREEASLLSGGLRSSRTKILTASTIVDPHIDARGIPPDFKTKIKEDMTTIVEVFEGIVDVTSQGRTVTLTKGFGTEVKVKEPPSLPHALPPEPKTDISINMSKTGPSATPSHPVKKVVSSSLDVSVIPPPDTNVSRSSKAEYGAPVVANKNVTRYHLQISSGSDFHSVLIDKIHSFSEKVNIRFADYDLPDGIYYYRYAYIDNLDFEGRYTLPIEFGIDNVSPVLEIYPEKKADTADKFIHIEGKTEPGALLKVNDNPVPVDENGRFISAILPKRAYDVITVTAQDYAGNITTEEVVVKGHKITQKQVKEKPIETIRKKGSSFFSASLAVLTIIVILGVLVIIVK
- a CDS encoding HAMP domain-containing protein translates to MRLKLFPKFFIILVILAVVPAAIVGWRTVNINKEGMQAAILELHTNMAISLADSVNEYLKNLDREIQYVIQTLSSQMTWNDRQSVLQALLNTNENLVSVSIVEKKGSEFLKAYNASLEKNPRLLSMKQDQTFISFWKSPKLSSLSEVYFVNDEPRINIVYPLDFQYCLYVTVTLDNLWKKITHTRIASTGYAFLVNSKGEIIAHPQVNLAKTKTPVKDLPIVNEALKAVSVGSKEYTRLSDSKGVVGAYAPIEGLKWAVIIQQDKDEAYISVKRMQKQAVFLILISLVIASALVFFIARDFTKPLVSLTKAAQFIAEKNFNVHVSVHTRDELQDLAETFNNMTMELRRYDEMQVDKVITEKTKTESVVHSISDGLLLIDQEGRLQLVNRKAEELLGLPAGENWQNKAVWNLVKNPLIKDVLFEVVNMAKRKEPKQVSLSSDALTKCYEISAEDVVTREKNEKLGVLILIRDITLEKELEKMKDDFLHSITHDLRNPVTSIRGFLKFLIDGVGGEVNEKQKKMLDTMNRATQRLIGLIDDILDIAKLEAGRMHLNLEKTDIYSVAQKMIEFLEPHAVRKSIKLSVNAPEGLEPVLADSRLLERVFGNLIGNALKFTPDNGQITVNITDEKDHILVVVTDTGEGIPPEYTSKIFDKFQQVAGQRRGGTGLGLTICKHIVEAHNGTIWAESKIGEGSKFCFTISKTLKPEENQETTETLNA